One genomic segment of Alphaproteobacteria bacterium HT1-32 includes these proteins:
- a CDS encoding RES domain-containing protein translates to MTDLSAIPSVSFTEPDTIRLISTAYIKEPALGPLADSDADRAILEELESRTSARQAGIMPRPPGLRRNELRTEADGFGWTYINAAFCYTRPTGNRFNGAERGAWYAAWGSYASETAQAEVIWHLTRELDAVGIYENITAYRELLSGFTSQMHDLTGLPEIPCLNSDPAIAYPAGQALARSLRQEANSNGILYPSARHPEGRCLVALRPSVIQNIRQGATRIFTWTGDRVPEVT, encoded by the coding sequence ATGACCGATCTTTCGGCAATTCCGTCCGTCAGTTTCACGGAACCCGACACAATACGGTTGATTTCCACTGCCTATATCAAAGAACCCGCGCTCGGTCCGCTGGCAGACTCGGACGCTGATCGCGCCATTCTGGAAGAGCTGGAAAGCCGGACATCCGCCCGGCAGGCCGGCATAATGCCGCGGCCCCCCGGCCTCCGCAGAAATGAACTGCGCACAGAAGCCGACGGCTTTGGCTGGACCTACATCAATGCTGCCTTCTGCTATACCCGTCCGACCGGCAACCGGTTCAACGGAGCGGAAAGGGGGGCCTGGTATGCGGCCTGGGGAAGCTATGCATCCGAGACCGCACAGGCAGAGGTCATCTGGCATCTGACACGGGAACTGGATGCAGTTGGCATTTATGAAAACATCACAGCCTACCGGGAACTGCTCTCCGGCTTCACATCACAGATGCATGACCTCACAGGTCTGCCCGAAATCCCCTGCCTCAACTCCGACCCCGCCATCGCCTATCCTGCGGGGCAAGCCCTCGCCCGGTCACTGCGGCAGGAGGCAAATTCAAACGGTATTCTCTACCCTTCCGCACGTCATCCGGAAGGCCGCTGCCTCGTTGCCCTGAGACCATCGGTAATTCAGAACATCAGACAGGGAGCAACCCGGATATTCACCTGGACCGGCGACCGGGTTCCGGAAGTTACCTGA
- a CDS encoding alcohol dehydrogenase catalytic domain-containing protein, with amino-acid sequence MKALVYTDTLEVTYRDEPEPDPAAGDAVVRIDAVGVCGSDMHAYHGMDARRVPPLILGHEAAGLVQSGRMQGQMAILNPLITCGVCNHCLGGRPNLCGQRELIGMRLPGAFAQYISIPEQNLIAMPGGMDPVKAAVTEPAATSLHAVLLAERILSRPVSECRALILGGGSIGLLAALFLHHKGCRDIMLGDTNALRRQTVDAEGCAAVYNPLEGPQPEDDAYDLVIDAVGSRHTRAAASQKVASGGVISHVGLLDNDGGLDTRRLTLQEVTFIGNYTYTPVDLRAALTAIHRGDLGDLNWVETRPLSEGAGAFADLHEGRSAAAKIVLLP; translated from the coding sequence ATGAAAGCGCTGGTTTACACAGATACCCTTGAAGTCACCTATCGTGACGAGCCGGAACCGGACCCGGCAGCAGGGGATGCGGTTGTCCGTATTGATGCGGTGGGGGTTTGTGGATCTGACATGCATGCCTATCACGGTATGGATGCACGAAGGGTGCCGCCGCTGATCCTCGGTCATGAAGCCGCCGGGCTGGTGCAGTCCGGCCGGATGCAGGGCCAGATGGCCATTCTCAATCCGCTGATCACCTGTGGTGTCTGTAACCATTGTCTTGGCGGTCGCCCGAATCTCTGCGGCCAGCGCGAGCTGATCGGCATGCGCCTTCCCGGTGCCTTCGCACAATATATCTCAATCCCTGAACAGAACCTGATTGCGATGCCCGGGGGCATGGACCCGGTGAAGGCGGCGGTTACGGAGCCTGCGGCAACCTCACTGCATGCGGTTCTGCTGGCTGAGCGTATTCTCAGCCGTCCCGTCAGTGAATGCCGGGCGCTGATTCTCGGTGGTGGCTCGATCGGCCTGCTGGCCGCCCTGTTTCTGCATCACAAGGGCTGTCGCGACATCATGCTGGGCGACACCAACGCGCTGCGCCGCCAGACTGTCGACGCCGAAGGCTGTGCCGCTGTCTACAACCCGCTCGAGGGACCGCAGCCGGAAGATGACGCTTACGATCTGGTCATTGATGCGGTCGGCAGCAGACATACCCGCGCTGCCGCCTCACAGAAGGTGGCGTCCGGCGGGGTCATCAGCCATGTCGGTCTGCTGGATAATGACGGCGGCCTCGATACCCGCCGCCTGACCCTGCAGGAAGTCACCTTCATCGGCAACTACACCTACACCCCCGTCGACCTCCGCGCCGCCCTGACAGCGATCCACCGGGGCGACCTGGGTGATCTGAACTGGGTGGAAACACGTCCGCTGAGTGAAGGCGCGGGCGCCTTCGCTGATCTGCATGAAGGACGCTCTGCCGCAGCGAAGATTGTGTTGCTGCCGTGA
- a CDS encoding SDR family oxidoreductase gives MATLFDLKGRRVLVTGAASGIGRHFADVLAAAGASVVLLARRRDRLEQAAAEITVAGGKAAVLEGDLLDRNSLPGLAAGAADAFGPIDILINAAGINHRQPVEDITWESWDSTINLNLAAPFFLARLLVPGMQKQGWGRVINFASLQTERAFANGLAYGASKGGVGQLTRAMAEAWSRDGIGCNAIAPGFFPTELTGPVFDDAAMSERLASQTAIGRNGRMADLDGTILYLTSPASDYVTGQIIYVDGGFTAK, from the coding sequence GCTGACGTACTGGCAGCGGCGGGTGCTTCGGTGGTGCTGCTGGCCCGGCGCCGGGACCGGCTGGAACAGGCGGCGGCGGAAATCACGGTTGCCGGGGGCAAGGCGGCAGTGTTGGAGGGGGATCTGCTGGATCGCAACAGCCTGCCCGGTCTTGCGGCAGGTGCGGCCGATGCCTTCGGCCCGATTGATATTCTCATCAACGCGGCGGGGATCAATCATCGCCAGCCGGTTGAGGACATCACCTGGGAAAGCTGGGATTCGACGATCAACCTCAATCTCGCCGCGCCGTTTTTTCTGGCCCGGCTGCTGGTGCCGGGCATGCAGAAACAGGGCTGGGGGCGGGTCATCAACTTCGCTTCGTTGCAGACTGAACGGGCGTTTGCCAATGGTCTGGCCTATGGCGCTTCAAAGGGTGGCGTTGGCCAGCTGACCCGTGCCATGGCAGAAGCCTGGAGCCGTGACGGCATCGGCTGCAATGCCATTGCACCAGGCTTTTTCCCGACGGAGCTGACCGGCCCGGTCTTTGATGATGCGGCGATGTCAGAGCGGCTGGCCAGTCAGACGGCGATTGGCCGCAATGGCCGGATGGCCGACCTCGACGGCACCATTCTCTATCTCACATCACCGGCCTCCGACTATGTGACTGGCCAGATCATCTATGTGGATGGTGGCTTTACGGCGAAATAA